The following coding sequences are from one Eucalyptus grandis isolate ANBG69807.140 chromosome 11, ASM1654582v1, whole genome shotgun sequence window:
- the LOC104417039 gene encoding glutathione transferase GST 23 translates to MPQVEAWLPASTGGIYLLSWGLRNSGLVLRLPSLSHIIPFLRDTDGVKLHGTWASPYSTRVKWALKLKGIPFQYIEEDLYNKSALLLRYNPMHKKIPVLIHGQRPVCEFMVIIEYLDEMWPQYPLLPIDPYERSVARFWVKFIEDKVVWMVYLTLSEVQAKAMRDSLEMLSIREEHGPNKGKKFFGGDNINIVDIAFGGLAHWMGVVEEVSGRKMFDAEKFPRLHAWMGNFKSLPLIAENLPDQGNLCRYLARQREKLFSSSTHK, encoded by the exons ATGCCTCAAGTCGAGGCATGGCTGCCTGCCTCGACTGGAGGCATCTACCTCTTGAGTTGGGGCTTGCGTAACTCAGGTCTAGTGTTGCGTCTTCCAAGTCTC AGTCATATCATCCCATTTTTGAGAGACACGGATGGAGTGAAGTTGCATGGAACTTGGGCAAGTCCATACAGCACCAGAGTTAAATGGGCATTAAAGCTGAAGGGCATACCATTTCAATACATTGAGGAAGACCTCTACAACAAAAGTGCCTTGCTTTTGCGATACAACCCAATGCACA AAAAGATTCCCGTGCTCATCCATGGCCAGCGACCCGTTTGCGAGTTCATGGTCATCATTGAGTACCTTGAT GAAATGTGGCCTCAATACCCTCTGTTGCCCATTGATCCCTACGAGCGATCCGTGGCACGTTTCTGGGTCAAGTTCATCGAGGACAAGGTTG TTTGGATGGTGTATCTGACACTCAGCGAAGTGCAAGCGAAGGCCATGAGAGATAGCTTGGAGATGCTGTCAATCCGAGAGGAACATGGTCCAAACAAGGGAAAGAAATTCTTTGGAGGGGACAACATTAACATCGTGGACATTGCATTTGGTGGGTTGGCACATTGGATGGGAGTCGTGGAAGAGGTATCAGGAAGGAAGATGTTCGATGCCGAGAAGTTCCCTCGCTTGCACGCTTGGATGGGCAACTTCAAGAGCTTGCCCTTGATCGCCGAGAACTTGCCTGATCAAGGGAATTTGTGCCGGTACCTCGCCCGccaaagagagaaattgttttcaTCGTCTACACACAAATGA